A region from the Benincasa hispida cultivar B227 chromosome 12, ASM972705v1, whole genome shotgun sequence genome encodes:
- the LOC120067624 gene encoding uncharacterized protein LOC120067624: MPSYVKFLKDILANKRKISENETVTLTYECSAQFQNNIPTKMKDLESFTLPYSIGRKKVRNALCDLGVSINLMPLSIFKKLNIGNARPTTITLQLADRSITHPEGKIEDVLVQVDKFIFPADFIILDYEVEMLRAIILGSPFFTKGEHCRCTKRRLTIRGRQSAS, translated from the coding sequence ATGCCGAGCTAtgtgaaattcctcaaggaCATACTtgccaacaagagaaagatcagCGAGAATGAAACAGTTACATTAACATATGAGTGCAGTGCgcagtttcaaaacaacatccCCACCAAAATGAAAGATCTCGAGAGTTTCACATTGCCCTACTCAATAGGGAGAAAGAAGGTCAGAAATGCGTTGTGTGATTTGGGGGTgagtataaacttaatgcctTTGTCAATCTTCAAAAAGTTGAATATCGGCAACGCAAGACCAACTACAATTACATTgcagttggccgatagatcaataacGCATCCCGAGGGcaaaatagaggatgtacttGTGCAAGTAGATAAGTTCATCTTCCCTGCTGACTTTATCATATTAGACTATGAAGTTGAAATGTTGAGGGCTATCATCTTAGGGTCGCCATTTTTTACAAAGGGCGAGCACTGTCGATGTACAAAAAGGAGACTTACCATTCGGGGTCGACAATCAGCAAGTTAA